In a single window of the Methylophaga frappieri genome:
- a CDS encoding DUF6164 family protein, with protein sequence MATLLFHLNNVPEDEADDVRQLLTDKNLDFYETHAGFFGLGVAAIWLHNDEQLPVARAIIDEYQAQRAVIQREHYDTLRANGEIPGFGGFILQHPFRFSIILVLILFVLTLTLMPFWQGL encoded by the coding sequence ATGGCGACGCTGTTGTTTCATCTAAACAATGTACCGGAAGATGAAGCCGACGATGTTCGGCAATTACTGACCGACAAAAACCTCGATTTTTATGAGACCCATGCGGGTTTTTTTGGCTTAGGTGTCGCCGCAATTTGGTTACACAACGATGAACAATTGCCCGTTGCCCGTGCCATAATTGATGAATATCAGGCCCAGCGTGCGGTAATACAACGTGAACACTACGACACGCTGCGCGCTAATGGCGAAATACCGGGGTTTGGCGGTTTTATTTTGCAGCATCCGTTTCGCTTTTCCATCATCCTCGTGTTAATTCTCTTTGTCCTGACCCTGACCTTAATGCCCTTTTGGCAAGGCTTGTAA
- the ybgC gene encoding tol-pal system-associated acyl-CoA thioesterase: MTKFDWPIRVYYEDTDSGGVVYHANYLRFMERARTEWLRQLGFEQDVLRRDAGILFAVHSMQLNFRQPARFNDQLFVRSALHKMSGASMQFVQQVFKDETQLCEAMVKVACLNAETFRACPIPDFILTEMQCEC, translated from the coding sequence ATGACAAAGTTCGACTGGCCTATCCGTGTTTATTATGAAGACACCGATAGCGGCGGCGTCGTTTATCACGCAAACTACCTGAGATTTATGGAAAGAGCCCGGACAGAATGGCTGAGGCAGCTGGGTTTTGAGCAGGATGTATTGCGTCGTGATGCTGGTATTTTATTTGCGGTACATTCCATGCAGTTGAATTTTCGCCAACCGGCCCGATTTAATGATCAATTGTTTGTCCGCTCAGCCTTGCACAAAATGAGCGGCGCTAGTATGCAGTTTGTGCAACAAGTTTTTAAAGACGAAACACAATTATGTGAGGCTATGGTCAAAGTCGCCTGTCTTAATGCCGAGACATTCCGAGCTTGTCCTATTCCCGATTTTATCCTGACGGAGATGCAATGTGAGTGCTGA
- a CDS encoding alternative oxidase, which yields MSEKQILHSHYQPQCLSDRIALRVVKFMRFFADAFFSGRYGHRAVVLETVAAVPGMVGGALQHLRSLRRMQDDEGWIRTLLDEAENERMHLMTFIHIAKPSWLERLIIIIAQGVFYNLFFLLYLFSSKVAHRIVGYLEEEAVYSYTEYLNGVDDGTYDNIPAPQIAIDYWQLPDNARLRDVILKVRDDEAGHRDVNHNFANTLQNQ from the coding sequence ATGTCAGAGAAACAAATTTTACATAGCCACTATCAACCGCAATGTCTTTCCGATCGGATTGCTCTGCGCGTCGTTAAATTCATGCGATTTTTCGCTGACGCATTTTTTTCAGGGCGCTACGGTCATCGCGCCGTAGTTCTTGAAACGGTAGCAGCGGTACCGGGAATGGTTGGTGGGGCACTGCAACATTTACGTTCTCTTAGACGCATGCAGGATGATGAGGGCTGGATTCGCACGCTGCTTGATGAAGCGGAAAATGAGCGCATGCACTTAATGACATTCATTCACATCGCTAAACCAAGTTGGCTGGAGCGATTAATCATCATTATTGCCCAAGGCGTTTTTTACAATTTGTTTTTTCTGCTGTACCTGTTTTCTTCCAAGGTTGCCCACCGCATCGTTGGCTATCTCGAAGAAGAAGCGGTGTACAGCTATACCGAGTACCTCAATGGCGTCGATGATGGCACCTACGACAACATTCCTGCACCACAAATTGCTATCGATTATTGGCAATTGCCAGATAATGCACGGTTACGTGATGTCATCCTGAAAGTCAGGGACGATGAGGCCGGTCACCGGGACGTCAATCATAATTTTGCGAACACCTTGCAAAATCAGTGA
- the glnE gene encoding bifunctional [glutamate--ammonia ligase]-adenylyl-L-tyrosine phosphorylase/[glutamate--ammonia-ligase] adenylyltransferase, whose amino-acid sequence MQQSDFSDNWQHILAEQPTMADSALTVLAGSDYVVQQGERKPEQVKTLLASDDIRQIYDDETLQQRLPVILDTVTEEAALHQTLRQFRHREMVRIIWRDLAGWADLAETTRDLSALADACICATLAKLYQWQTATDGTPLNNDGEPQQLVVLGMGKLGAGELNLSSDIDLIFCYEDEGETQGGRRSLTHGEFFTRLGRKLIQALDNVTPEGFVFRVDMRLRPFGESGALAASFDAMEEYYQTQGREWERYAMIKARPITGTEAERKGISALLRPFVYRRYLDYGMFESLREMKAMIASQLQHKGMEDNIKLGAGGIREIEFIGQVFQLIYGGRDKPLQQRPILIILDLLASRQLLSDYAVQALKTAYDFLRRSEHRIQAYADQQTHLLPKQAIDRQRLASLMGFADWAAYLQVLQEHRQQVHEHFEQLLASPQADDEDADKNLSLFTATDEQRTDYLQRWGYQDAEASLNTIDNLLNGHACRNLSVTGRNRLKKLLPLLVQAAAGTADPDTCLKRLIPLMESIMRRSAYMALLVENPLALSQLIKLAAASPLISQLLARFPVLLDELLDPRSLYEVPDRQTQTQRLAQYLASVDEHDLEQHMNRLREFRQIATLHVAAADVTEVLPLMRVGDQLSELAEIQLAQVFVLAWQYLTQRHGLPPGATANEAEAQSGFAVIAYGKLGGLELGYGSDLDLVFIFDDSREGLTDGEKPVELMVFYTRLAQRMIHLMSTVTAGGALYEVDTRLRPSGNAGHLVASISGFAHYQHEEAWTWEHQALVRARCVLGDQRLIEAFADIRQQILAKQRDETLVSQVAEMREKMRLNLDKSSEDNFDLKQGRGGITDIEFLVQYAVLAWSADLPELMIYTDNIRILDALAATGKLTESERDALADAYRFYRSEANHCVLQQQPAQVPVDRVADYRPPVQQIWQRWLG is encoded by the coding sequence ATGCAGCAAAGTGATTTTTCTGATAATTGGCAGCATATTTTAGCTGAGCAGCCAACGATGGCAGACAGTGCGCTGACGGTATTGGCGGGGAGTGATTATGTCGTGCAGCAAGGGGAACGTAAACCCGAGCAAGTAAAGACGCTTCTGGCCAGTGATGATATCCGTCAGATCTATGATGACGAGACATTGCAGCAACGCTTGCCGGTGATTCTGGATACGGTCACAGAGGAAGCGGCCCTGCACCAGACGCTTCGCCAATTTCGTCATCGTGAAATGGTACGTATTATCTGGCGTGATTTGGCTGGCTGGGCGGATTTGGCGGAGACAACCCGGGATCTGTCTGCGCTGGCTGATGCCTGTATTTGTGCGACTTTGGCAAAATTGTACCAATGGCAGACTGCTACTGACGGCACGCCGCTGAATAACGATGGCGAACCGCAGCAGTTGGTTGTTTTGGGAATGGGCAAGCTGGGGGCCGGTGAGTTAAATCTTTCTTCAGATATCGATCTTATTTTTTGTTACGAGGACGAGGGTGAAACACAGGGGGGAAGGCGTAGTTTAACCCACGGTGAATTTTTCACCCGTTTAGGCCGGAAGCTGATTCAAGCACTGGATAATGTGACCCCGGAGGGTTTTGTTTTCCGCGTCGATATGCGCTTAAGGCCGTTTGGCGAGAGTGGGGCGCTGGCGGCCAGCTTTGATGCCATGGAAGAGTACTACCAAACTCAAGGGCGTGAGTGGGAACGCTACGCCATGATTAAAGCAAGACCCATTACCGGCACGGAGGCCGAGCGAAAAGGGATTAGCGCGTTATTACGACCCTTTGTCTACAGACGCTATCTCGATTACGGCATGTTTGAGTCTCTACGCGAAATGAAAGCCATGATTGCCAGTCAGTTGCAACACAAAGGCATGGAAGACAACATCAAATTGGGAGCGGGTGGCATTCGTGAAATTGAGTTTATTGGTCAGGTGTTTCAACTTATTTACGGCGGGCGTGATAAACCTTTACAACAACGACCTATTCTGATCATTTTGGATTTGCTGGCTTCACGTCAATTATTGTCTGACTATGCTGTGCAAGCGTTGAAAACGGCTTATGACTTCTTACGCCGAAGTGAGCACCGAATTCAGGCCTATGCCGATCAGCAAACGCACCTGTTACCGAAGCAAGCGATAGATCGTCAAAGGCTAGCCAGTTTGATGGGGTTTGCCGATTGGGCTGCGTACTTGCAGGTGTTGCAGGAGCATCGTCAACAAGTGCATGAACATTTTGAGCAACTGCTGGCATCACCTCAAGCCGACGATGAAGACGCGGATAAAAATTTATCCTTATTTACCGCAACAGATGAGCAGCGGACTGACTATTTGCAACGGTGGGGTTATCAAGATGCTGAGGCCAGCCTGAATACGATTGATAACTTGCTTAACGGTCATGCTTGCAGAAACCTCAGTGTGACGGGGCGAAATCGCTTGAAAAAGCTCTTGCCATTATTGGTTCAGGCAGCAGCAGGAACAGCCGATCCGGATACTTGCCTGAAACGGCTTATTCCGCTGATGGAGTCCATTATGCGCCGCAGTGCCTACATGGCACTGTTGGTTGAAAATCCGCTGGCCTTATCACAGTTGATCAAGCTGGCCGCGGCGAGTCCGCTGATCAGTCAACTGCTGGCCCGGTTTCCAGTGTTGCTCGATGAGTTACTGGATCCACGTAGTCTGTATGAAGTGCCAGATAGACAGACGCAGACACAAAGATTGGCTCAATATCTGGCCTCTGTCGATGAACATGATCTTGAGCAACACATGAATCGGCTTCGCGAGTTTCGCCAGATTGCAACGCTGCATGTTGCTGCCGCTGATGTGACAGAGGTATTGCCTTTAATGCGGGTGGGCGATCAGTTGAGCGAGTTGGCTGAAATCCAGTTAGCACAAGTGTTTGTCTTGGCATGGCAGTACTTGACGCAGCGGCATGGTTTGCCACCCGGTGCGACAGCCAATGAAGCAGAGGCGCAAAGCGGATTTGCGGTGATTGCGTATGGCAAATTAGGCGGGCTTGAACTGGGCTATGGATCAGACCTGGATTTGGTGTTTATTTTTGACGATAGCCGAGAAGGGCTGACAGATGGGGAAAAGCCAGTAGAGCTAATGGTGTTTTATACTCGGCTGGCACAGCGTATGATTCATCTGATGTCCACCGTTACGGCGGGTGGCGCCTTGTATGAAGTCGATACTCGACTCAGGCCGAGTGGTAATGCGGGGCACTTGGTTGCGTCGATAAGCGGCTTTGCCCATTATCAACACGAAGAAGCTTGGACATGGGAGCATCAGGCTTTGGTCAGAGCGCGCTGTGTGTTGGGGGATCAGCGACTTATTGAAGCGTTTGCTGATATCCGGCAGCAAATATTAGCCAAGCAGCGTGATGAAACGCTGGTCTCGCAAGTTGCGGAAATGCGGGAAAAAATGCGACTTAATCTGGATAAGTCCAGTGAAGATAATTTCGACCTGAAACAAGGCAGAGGTGGCATCACCGATATTGAGTTTCTGGTGCAATATGCGGTGCTTGCCTGGTCGGCAGACTTGCCTGAGCTCATGATTTACACCGATAATATCCGGATTTTGGACGCATTGGCGGCAACGGGAAAACTCACCGAAAGTGAACGGGATGCGTTAGCAGACGCCTACCGTTTTTATCGCAGTGAGGCAAATCATTGCGTATTACAACAACAACCGGCACAGGTGCCGGTCGATCGAGTTGCTGATTACCGACCGCCGGTGCAGCAAATATGGCAACGCTGGCTTGGTTGA
- a CDS encoding YebC/PmpR family DNA-binding transcriptional regulator, which translates to MAGHSKWANIQHRKGAQDAKRGKLFTRLIREITVAARMGGSDPASNPRLRAAIDKALGSNMTKDVIERASKRGAGELEGVAYEEVRYEGYGPNGIAIMVDCMTDNRNRTVAEVRHVFTKRGGNMGTDGCVAFMFNQKGIISFATDVEEDDIMEVALEAGAEDIVTNDDGSIDVFTPPEDYAAVKDALDNAGFSAQSAEVTMHPDNTVSLELDDAQKAIALIEAFEELDDVQQVYSNADFSDEVMAQLDS; encoded by the coding sequence ATGGCAGGTCATAGTAAATGGGCCAATATTCAGCACCGTAAAGGGGCTCAGGATGCAAAACGCGGCAAATTGTTTACCCGATTAATTCGGGAAATCACGGTCGCTGCTCGGATGGGGGGCAGTGACCCCGCTTCAAATCCGCGTTTACGGGCGGCGATTGATAAAGCGCTTGGCAGTAATATGACCAAAGACGTCATTGAGCGCGCCAGTAAACGGGGCGCCGGCGAATTGGAAGGGGTGGCGTATGAAGAAGTCCGTTATGAAGGCTATGGTCCGAATGGTATTGCCATCATGGTGGACTGCATGACCGATAACCGTAACCGCACGGTTGCGGAAGTGCGTCATGTCTTTACCAAGCGTGGCGGTAATATGGGTACGGATGGCTGTGTTGCCTTCATGTTTAATCAGAAGGGAATTATCAGCTTTGCCACGGATGTTGAAGAAGATGACATTATGGAAGTTGCTTTAGAAGCTGGCGCAGAAGACATCGTGACCAATGATGATGGCAGTATCGATGTATTCACGCCGCCGGAAGATTATGCGGCAGTGAAAGATGCATTGGATAATGCTGGATTTAGTGCGCAATCCGCTGAAGTCACCATGCACCCCGACAATACAGTTAGTCTTGAATTGGATGATGCCCAAAAAGCCATCGCGTTGATTGAGGCTTTTGAAGAGTTGGATGACGTGCAGCAAGTCTATTCAAATGCGGATTTCTCTGATGAGGTGATGGCACAGCTGGATAGCTGA
- a CDS encoding branched-chain amino acid transaminase, producing the protein MATVTMADRDGLIWFDGEFVPWRDAKVHLLTHTLHYGMGCFEGVRAYKTDAGTAIFRLHEHTNRLFRSAKILGMKMPFDKETLNQAQLDTVRENNLESAYIRPMCFYGSEGMGIRADNLNVHVMVAAWSWGSYLGEENMTRGIRIKTSSFTRHHVNITMCKAKANGNYMNSMMALQEAVNCGYDEALLLDANGFVTEGSGENFFMVRDGVLYTPDLTSALEGITRDTVIRLATDLGLKVVEKRITRDEVYIADEAFFTGTAAEVTPIRELDNRPIGSGGRGPITEQLQTLYFDQVYGRSDYYRDWNSLV; encoded by the coding sequence ATGGCAACAGTAACAATGGCTGATCGTGATGGCCTGATTTGGTTTGATGGTGAGTTTGTGCCATGGCGAGATGCCAAAGTTCATCTACTGACACATACATTGCACTATGGCATGGGGTGTTTTGAAGGGGTGAGAGCCTACAAAACCGATGCGGGTACGGCAATTTTTCGTTTGCATGAGCATACCAACCGGTTGTTTCGCAGCGCTAAAATTCTCGGCATGAAAATGCCCTTTGATAAAGAAACACTGAATCAGGCGCAGTTAGATACGGTCCGCGAGAACAACCTTGAGTCTGCTTACATTCGTCCAATGTGTTTTTATGGTTCAGAGGGGATGGGCATTCGCGCAGATAATTTGAATGTTCACGTGATGGTTGCTGCCTGGAGCTGGGGCTCTTATCTGGGTGAAGAGAACATGACCCGGGGGATTCGCATCAAGACGTCCTCATTCACCCGCCACCACGTTAATATCACCATGTGTAAGGCAAAAGCCAATGGCAATTACATGAATTCCATGATGGCTTTGCAGGAAGCGGTGAATTGTGGTTATGACGAAGCGTTACTGCTTGATGCTAATGGATTCGTCACCGAGGGCAGCGGTGAAAATTTCTTTATGGTGCGTGATGGCGTCTTATATACGCCTGATTTGACCTCTGCCTTGGAAGGTATCACTCGCGATACGGTTATTCGTCTGGCTACCGATTTAGGGTTAAAAGTGGTTGAAAAACGCATTACCCGTGATGAAGTTTACATTGCTGACGAAGCCTTTTTTACGGGGACTGCTGCTGAGGTGACGCCTATCCGAGAGCTAGATAACCGACCAATTGGTTCGGGTGGGCGTGGACCTATCACCGAACAATTACAAACCCTGTATTTTGATCAGGTCTATGGTCGTAGTGACTATTATCGTGATTGGAACTCATTGGTTTAG
- the ruvA gene encoding Holliday junction branch migration protein RuvA has product MIGRLNGILLEKLPPDLVVDVNGVGYELSAPMSTFVNLPALHEPVSLYTHLIVREDAHLLYGFASDRERLLFRSLLKVNGVGAKLALTILSGSDVDSFAQRIQEGDAASLTRLPGVGKKTAERLIIEMRDRLKEVGTAMGLDTQVVQTMPSASGTRKEAIDALISLGYKAAEADKMVRSIDSDNLSTEQIIRLALQRS; this is encoded by the coding sequence ATGATTGGACGATTGAACGGAATTTTGCTTGAAAAGTTGCCGCCGGATCTGGTTGTGGATGTGAATGGTGTGGGCTATGAGTTATCGGCACCGATGTCAACTTTCGTGAATCTACCGGCTTTGCATGAACCGGTCAGCCTTTACACGCATTTGATTGTTCGTGAAGACGCTCATTTGCTTTATGGTTTTGCTTCTGATCGAGAACGACTGTTATTTCGCAGTTTGCTTAAGGTCAATGGCGTAGGCGCTAAGCTTGCTCTCACGATTTTATCGGGCAGTGATGTCGATAGTTTTGCACAGCGGATTCAGGAGGGGGATGCTGCCAGCCTGACCCGATTACCGGGCGTCGGTAAAAAAACGGCCGAACGGCTGATCATCGAAATGCGGGATCGACTTAAAGAAGTGGGAACCGCAATGGGACTGGACACGCAAGTTGTGCAAACCATGCCATCCGCATCTGGCACACGAAAAGAAGCGATCGATGCCTTAATTTCACTAGGTTACAAAGCCGCTGAAGCCGATAAAATGGTTCGCAGCATTGACTCAGATAATCTGTCGACGGAACAAATTATCCGTCTTGCCTTACAAAGAAGCTGA
- the ruvB gene encoding Holliday junction branch migration DNA helicase RuvB: protein MEDRFISATANQDEARQDRAIRPIQLSDYIGQSTVREQMELFVSAARNRHEALDHTLIFGPPGLGKTTLAHIIANEMGVNLRQTSGPVLERPGDLAALLTNLEANDVLFVDEIHRLSPVVEEVLYPAMEDYQIDIMIGEGPAARSIKLDLEPFTLVGATTRAGSLTSPLRDRFGIVQRLEFYRVEDLSTIVRRSAGILDVVLDAAGAGEIARRSRGTPRIANRLLRRVRDYAEVKFDGRITAEIARQALDLLDVDNVGFDMLDRKLLFAIIEKFAGGPVGLDNLAAAIGEERGTIEDVLEPYLIQEGYMMRTPRGRVATKRAFLHLGLQADFDLTGA from the coding sequence ATGGAAGATCGATTTATCTCCGCGACAGCTAATCAGGACGAAGCACGTCAAGATCGGGCAATCCGGCCGATTCAGCTAAGTGATTACATTGGCCAGTCAACGGTGCGCGAGCAGATGGAATTGTTTGTCTCCGCGGCGCGCAATCGTCATGAAGCCTTGGACCATACCTTGATTTTTGGACCGCCGGGCTTAGGCAAAACCACCTTGGCGCATATTATTGCCAATGAAATGGGCGTTAATCTGCGCCAGACTTCGGGACCAGTGCTTGAGCGGCCGGGCGATCTGGCTGCGCTACTGACCAATCTTGAAGCGAATGATGTGCTGTTTGTTGACGAAATTCATCGCTTAAGTCCGGTTGTGGAAGAAGTGCTGTATCCGGCGATGGAAGATTATCAAATCGATATTATGATCGGTGAAGGACCCGCAGCGCGTTCAATCAAGCTGGATTTGGAGCCTTTTACCCTGGTCGGTGCCACCACCCGTGCCGGGTCGCTTACCTCGCCATTAAGAGATCGGTTTGGTATTGTGCAACGTTTGGAGTTTTATCGGGTTGAAGATTTAAGCACGATTGTGCGTCGCAGCGCCGGCATTTTGGACGTGGTACTGGATGCCGCCGGTGCCGGTGAAATTGCCCGGCGTTCACGGGGTACACCGCGCATTGCCAATCGCTTACTGCGCCGCGTAAGGGACTATGCTGAGGTGAAGTTTGATGGCAGAATTACCGCTGAAATAGCCAGACAAGCCTTGGATTTGCTCGATGTGGATAATGTGGGCTTTGATATGCTGGATCGCAAGCTGTTATTCGCCATTATCGAAAAATTTGCTGGCGGGCCGGTAGGTCTGGATAATCTCGCCGCCGCCATTGGCGAAGAACGCGGCACCATAGAAGATGTACTAGAACCATACCTGATTCAGGAAGGGTATATGATGCGTACGCCAAGAGGCAGGGTTGCGACCAAACGCGCCTTTTTGCATTTAGGCCTGCAAGCCGACTTCGACCTGACGGGGGCGTGA
- the tolQ gene encoding protein TolQ, whose product MSLLGLISEASLLVKLVMLVLLLISLYSWTLIFKKRAELAEARRDADAFEDKFWSGNELNKLYEDITARPHSARGMEGIFETGFKEFIRLKKTVPDSNFVLEGTQRVMRISLAREIDQLEVSLPFLATAGSTSPYIGLFGTVWGIMNSFRALGEVQQATLAMVAPGIAEALIATAMGLFAAIPAVIAYNRYSHEVERLINRYDTFVEEFSSILQRQQS is encoded by the coding sequence ATGTCGCTGCTTGGCCTGATTTCAGAAGCCAGCTTGCTGGTGAAACTGGTCATGCTGGTTTTATTGCTGATTTCGCTGTATTCGTGGACATTGATTTTTAAAAAACGGGCTGAACTGGCCGAGGCGCGGCGAGATGCCGATGCCTTTGAGGATAAATTCTGGTCCGGTAATGAACTTAACAAGCTCTATGAAGATATTACCGCGAGGCCGCATAGTGCACGGGGCATGGAAGGCATTTTTGAAACCGGGTTTAAAGAGTTTATACGCCTGAAAAAAACGGTACCCGATTCCAATTTTGTTTTAGAGGGGACGCAGCGCGTTATGCGCATATCGCTGGCCAGAGAAATAGACCAGTTGGAGGTCTCGCTACCGTTTCTGGCAACCGCGGGTTCCACCAGTCCCTACATAGGTTTATTTGGTACCGTATGGGGCATTATGAATTCATTCCGGGCGCTGGGTGAGGTGCAGCAAGCAACGCTGGCTATGGTTGCGCCTGGTATCGCTGAAGCCTTGATCGCGACAGCAATGGGTCTGTTCGCTGCGATTCCGGCTGTTATCGCTTACAACCGCTACTCGCATGAAGTAGAGCGATTGATTAACCGTTACGACACCTTTGTCGAAGAGTTTTCTTCGATACTGCAACGCCAACAAAGTTAA
- the groL gene encoding chaperonin GroEL (60 kDa chaperone family; promotes refolding of misfolded polypeptides especially under stressful conditions; forms two stacked rings of heptamers to form a barrel-shaped 14mer; ends can be capped by GroES; misfolded proteins enter the barrel where they are refolded when GroES binds), which translates to MAAKEVKFGADARQLMVKGVNTLANAVKVTLGPKGRNVILDKSYGAPTITKDGVSVAKEIELEDKFENMGAQMVKEVASHTSDAAGDGTTTATVLAQAILREGMKSVTAGMNPMDLKRGIDKAVQAAVEELKTMSSPCDDDKAIAQVGTISANSDKSVGDIIADAMKKVGKEGVITVEDGRGFADELDVVEGMQFDRGYQSPYFVTDQQTMAAELEDPYVLLFDKKISNIRELLPTLEAVAKSSRPLLIVSEDVEGEALATLVVNNMRGIVKVCAVKAPGFGDRRKAMLEDIAVLTGGTVISEEVGLSLEKVTLDDLGQAKKITVSKENTTIVDGAGRADEIKARVEQIRAQIAESSSDYDKEKLQERVAKLAGGVAVIRVGAGSEIEMKEKKARVEDALHATRAAVEEGVVAGGGVALVRAEMSLGTLKGDNADQDAGIAIARRAMQEPLRQIVTNCGDEAAVVLSQVADGEGNYGYNAATGEYGDMIQMGILDPTKVTRTALQNAGSVSGLMLTTEAMIAELPKEEAAAPMPDMGGMGGMM; encoded by the coding sequence ATGGCTGCTAAAGAAGTCAAATTTGGCGCTGATGCGCGTCAACTCATGGTCAAAGGTGTCAATACACTGGCCAATGCGGTCAAGGTAACCCTTGGCCCGAAAGGACGTAATGTCATTCTGGATAAAAGTTACGGTGCACCGACTATCACTAAAGATGGTGTTTCTGTCGCCAAAGAAATCGAACTGGAAGACAAGTTTGAAAACATGGGCGCGCAAATGGTTAAAGAAGTGGCTTCACACACTTCTGATGCGGCAGGTGACGGTACTACCACAGCGACCGTCTTAGCGCAGGCTATCCTGCGTGAAGGCATGAAATCAGTTACGGCAGGCATGAATCCGATGGATCTGAAACGCGGTATTGATAAAGCGGTTCAAGCTGCGGTTGAAGAACTGAAAACAATGTCTTCACCTTGCGATGATGACAAAGCCATTGCGCAAGTCGGTACGATTTCAGCCAACTCAGATAAATCTGTCGGTGACATCATTGCCGATGCAATGAAAAAAGTCGGTAAAGAAGGCGTTATTACAGTTGAAGATGGCCGTGGTTTTGCCGATGAACTCGATGTAGTTGAAGGTATGCAGTTCGACCGTGGTTATCAGTCACCTTATTTTGTGACGGATCAACAAACCATGGCAGCAGAGCTGGAAGATCCCTATGTTCTGTTGTTTGATAAAAAAATCTCCAACATACGTGAACTGCTGCCAACCCTTGAAGCAGTAGCAAAATCAAGCCGCCCACTGTTGATTGTCTCAGAAGACGTAGAAGGTGAAGCACTGGCGACTCTGGTTGTGAATAACATGCGTGGTATCGTTAAAGTCTGTGCCGTTAAAGCGCCAGGTTTTGGTGATCGTCGTAAAGCTATGCTGGAAGACATTGCCGTATTGACTGGCGGTACCGTTATTTCTGAAGAAGTCGGTCTAAGCCTTGAAAAAGTCACGTTGGATGACTTGGGCCAAGCCAAGAAAATCACGGTTAGCAAAGAAAACACTACCATTGTTGATGGTGCTGGCCGAGCAGATGAAATCAAAGCTCGTGTTGAACAAATTCGTGCCCAAATCGCTGAGTCTTCTTCTGATTACGATAAAGAAAAACTGCAAGAGCGTGTTGCCAAACTGGCTGGCGGTGTTGCCGTGATTCGTGTTGGTGCCGGCTCTGAAATCGAAATGAAAGAGAAGAAAGCCCGCGTTGAAGATGCGTTGCATGCAACTCGTGCAGCCGTAGAAGAAGGTGTTGTTGCGGGTGGTGGTGTAGCGCTGGTTCGTGCTGAAATGAGCCTGGGTACCCTGAAAGGGGACAATGCTGATCAAGATGCCGGTATTGCGATTGCCCGTCGTGCGATGCAAGAACCACTGCGTCAAATCGTCACTAACTGTGGCGATGAAGCGGCTGTTGTGCTGAGTCAAGTTGCTGATGGTGAAGGTAACTACGGTTACAACGCCGCAACCGGCGAATATGGCGATATGATTCAGATGGGTATTTTGGATCCAACCAAAGTTACCCGTACCGCATTGCAAAATGCTGGTTCTGTATCAGGCCTGATGTTGACCACGGAGGCGATGATTGCGGAACTGCCAAAGGAAGAAGCCGCAGCGCCGATGCCTGATATGGGTGGTATGGGCGGTATGATGTAA
- the ruvC gene encoding crossover junction endodeoxyribonuclease RuvC, whose translation MSRILGVDPGSRKTGFGIIEMQDKQIRHVINGRLMVGDGDFADRLKQIFEGLTDLIQRYQPQVMAIEKVFLHKNADSALKLGQARGAAICAAVSQQLQVAEYTATQIKKAVVGNGHAHKSQVQYMMAIMMQLSDTPAEDAADALACAVAHAHHGWLGTNSKLPAGMRTSRRRGGRYSR comes from the coding sequence ATGTCTCGCATTCTTGGCGTCGACCCCGGCTCGCGTAAAACCGGATTTGGCATTATCGAGATGCAAGACAAACAAATTCGTCATGTTATCAATGGCAGGTTGATGGTTGGTGATGGCGATTTTGCCGACCGATTGAAACAAATATTTGAGGGCTTGACCGACTTGATCCAGCGCTATCAGCCGCAGGTGATGGCCATTGAAAAAGTTTTTTTACACAAAAATGCAGATTCGGCCTTGAAGCTGGGGCAGGCGCGTGGAGCGGCAATTTGTGCGGCAGTCAGCCAACAGTTGCAAGTGGCTGAATATACGGCCACGCAAATAAAAAAAGCAGTGGTGGGTAACGGGCATGCACACAAGTCACAAGTACAATATATGATGGCAATTATGATGCAGCTCTCAGATACCCCTGCCGAAGATGCCGCCGATGCGCTTGCTTGTGCGGTGGCACATGCACATCATGGCTGGCTGGGCACCAATAGCAAATTACCTGCTGGTATGCGAACAAGTCGCCGGCGCGGAGGGCGCTACAGTCGATGA